Proteins co-encoded in one Neodiprion lecontei isolate iyNeoLeco1 chromosome 3, iyNeoLeco1.1, whole genome shotgun sequence genomic window:
- the LOC107217513 gene encoding neprilysin-4 isoform X1 translates to MRGSDRLSQFNDEDYYSGGPCPSCRLAINKETGRLKWCMGGNNTWRLRVRLMLIVPAVLLPITIIYIAICRSNTMGKISNHRTQATDEEARESSGSIKATFNYDPDQSEIEDRELLQEIKTSYVPPDITFNMGRQKRDVSNGDEWHNFRVSGDDADMLVEKNTDIPEERVENSLADYSEDDAEAYDNGETDIEDYQDGELMYGGAAGNSANQMPWQTVDSGNKDDGQTQGESDPGEQGGRPSIDENTWLAMQEDDAGDKSSDFHAFWKGEGDLKSIREAQAKMMLKYMDRTVDPCHDFYQYACGNWGKRNPIPKDKAGYDTFEMLRESLDSVLKELLEEPISPGAKANSADATVKAKHLYHSCMNYEILEQRMERPLIELLDELGGWPILQPSWDPKKFDWLLLVAQLRLYNNDILISEWVGPDIRDSDQYVIQFDQTSLGLPTRDYFLQPSNTLYLEAYKSYLIKIATLLGAPLENATFHADELIEFETKLAKITSSPDERRNVSELYQRMSIGELRIVIPQIDWHRYLSIVLARPANTSEPVVVFALQYIQDLVNLLSKTPSRTISNYLLWRFVRHRVNNLDDRFQEAKQKFYYILFGREQAPLRWKNCVAQVNSNMGMAVGSMFVRKYFDENSKNDTLLMTQEIQQSFRELLKKTSWIDDDTKQLAGEKVDDMLLRIGYPDFILEQHLLNERYKDVVISSDKYFENTLNILQHLTRVEQDRLGSPVNKTLWNTAPAVVNAYYSRNKNQIMFPAGILQPPFYHRYFPRSLNYGGIGVVIGHEITHGFDDKGRLFDKDGNLHRWWKDPAIEGFHQRAQCLIDQYSHYTVTEVGMQIDGVNTQGENIADNGGIKQAFRAYQRWLNANGEVNETLPGISATGKQLFFLNFAQVWCGSMRPEATRNKLKTAVHSPGKFRVIGTLSNSEDFAKVYGCPVGTPMNPFKKCSVW, encoded by the exons ATGAGAGGTAGCGATCGCTTGAGCCAGTTCAATGACGAAGACTACTATAGCGGTGGTCCATGTCCTTCTTGCAGATTAGCGATAAACAAGGAGACCGGAAGATTGAA GTGGTGCATGGGAGGAAACAATACCTGGCGATTGAGAGTTAGACTTATGCTAATTGTACCCGCAGTACTACTGCCGATCACTATTATTTACATAGCGATATGCAGGTCGAATACAAtggggaaaatttcaaaccataGAACACAAGCCACTGACGAAGAAGCTCGCGAAAGCAGCGGTAGTATCAAAG ccACATTCAATTACGATCCCGATCAATCGGAAATCGAGGACAGAGAATTACTTCAGGAAATAAAGACCAGCTATGTGCCACCTGATATCACGTTCAACATGGGACGACAAAAAAGAGATGTTTCCAACGGAGACGAGTGGCATAATTTCAGG GTGAGCGGAGATGACGCAGACATGTTGGTGGAAAAAAACACAGACATACCTGAGGAGAGGGTTGAGAATTCATTGGCTGATTATTCGGAGGACGACGCCGAGGCTTATGATAACGGGGAAACCGACATTGAGGATTACCA GGATGGCGAATTAATGTACGGAGGCGCTGCAGGAAATTCGGCAAATCAAATGCCGTGGCAGACGGTTGATTCAGGTAACAAAGACGACGGGCAAACACAGGGCGAATCTGACCCAGGCGAGCAGGGTGGAAGGCCCTCGATTGATGAGAATACCTGGTTGGCCATGCAGGAAGATGATGCCGGGGATAAATCCTCGGATTTTCATGCATTTTGGAAGGGCGAAGGTGACCTAAAGAGCATCCGCGAGGCCCAAG CGAAGATGATGTTAAAGTATATGGATAGAACGGTAGATCCTTGTCACGACTTTTACCAATATGCATGCGGTAATTGGGGAAAACGTAACCCAATACCAAAAGACAAAGCGGGTTACGATACGTTCGAAATGCTAAGAGAGTCCTTAGATTCAGTTTTGAAAGAATTATTGGAGGAACCCATCTCACCGGGGGCGAAAGCAAATTCTGCCGATGCTACGGTCAAGGCTAAGCATCTTTATCACAGCTGTATGAATTACG AGATCTTGGAGCAGCGTATGGAGCGACCTCTAATCGAGCTTTTGGACGAACTCGGAGGATGGCCGATCCTGCAGCCGAGTTGGGATCCTAAGAAGTTTGACTGGCTTCTTTTGGTCGCGCAATTGCGGTTGTACAACAATGACATACTGATATCCGAATGGGTTGGGCCGGATATAAGGGATAGCGATCAGTACGTGATTCAA TTCGATCAAACCTCTCTTGGCCTGCCGACGCGAGATTACTTTCTTCAACCCTCGAACACTCTCTACCTTGAAGCTTACAAAAGTTACTTGATCAAGATCGCTACGCTGCTTGGGGCTCCTCTTGAAAATGCGACGTTTCACGCCGATGAACTCATTGAATTCGAGACGAAATTGGCTAAG ATCACCTCATCACCGGACGAGAGACGCAACGTTTCAGAGCTTTACCAAAGAATGAGTATCGGCGAGTTGAGAATAGTGATACCGCAAATCGATTGGCACAGATATTTGTCGATAGTTTTGGCACGACCGGCAAATACTTCAGAGCCCGTTGTGGTTTTTGCTCTTCAATATATTCAGGACTTGGTAAATCTGCTGTCAAAAACACCGTCGAG AACAATATCAAACTATCTTCTTTGGCGCTTCGTACGTCACCGTGTAAACAATTTGGACGATCGTTTCCAAGAAGCCAAGCAAAAGTTTTACTATATACTCTTTGGCAGAGAGCAGGCACCATTGAGATGGAAGAATTGCGTTGCCCAGGTGAATTCCAATATGGGAATGGCCGTCGGTTCGATGTtcgtaagaaaatatttcgacgAGAACAGCAAAAATGAT ACTCTGCTGATGACCCAAGAGATCCAACAATCGTTCAGGGAACTGTTGAAAAAGACTAGCTGGATCGATGACGACACCAAGCAGCTTGCCGGCGAAAAAGTAGACGACATGTTGCTCAGGATCGGATATCCCGATTTTATATTGGAACAACATTTGCTCAATGAACGATATAAAGAT GTTGTCATAAGTTCGGACAAATATTTCGAGAATACTTTAAACATTCTCCAGCACTTGACGCGGGTGGAACAGGACAGACTCGGCAGTCCAGTGAACAAAACACTCTGGAACACGGCGCCGGCTGTGGTCAACGCTTATTACAGTCGCAACAAAAATCAGATAA TGTTCCCGGCGGGAATTTTACAGCCACCTTTTTATCACCGATATTTTCCACGGAGCCTCAATTACGGCGGTATAGGAGTCGTCATTGGTCACGAAATCACTCACGGATTTGATGATAAGGGCAGGCTTTTTGACAAGGATGGTAACTTGCACAGGTGGTGGAAGGACCCCGCCATTGAAGGCTTTCATCAAAGAGCTCAATGTTTGATCG ACCAGTATAGTCACTATACCGTGACTGAGGTGGGGATGCAGATTGATGGAGTAAACACGCAGGGTGAGAACATCGCGGATAACGGAGGAATCAAACAAGCATTCAGG GCTTATCAGAGATGGTTGAACGCGAACGGGGAGGTTAACGAAACGTTGCCGGGAATCAGCGCGACGGGGAAGCAGCTATTCTTCCTGAACTTCGCGCAAGTTTGGTGCGGATCCATGAGACCAGAAGCAACGCGCAACAAATTGAAAACGGCGGTTCATTCGCCGGGGAAATTTCGCGTTATTGGAACTCTGTCGAATTCCGAGGACTTTGCCAAAGTTTACGGGTGTCCCGTTGGGACGCCAATGAATCCTTTCAAGAAGTGCTCAGTTTGGTGA
- the LOC107217513 gene encoding neprilysin-4 isoform X2 has translation MRGSDRLSQFNDEDYYSGGPCPSCRLAINKETGRLKTQATDEEARESSGSIKATFNYDPDQSEIEDRELLQEIKTSYVPPDITFNMGRQKRDVSNGDEWHNFRVSGDDADMLVEKNTDIPEERVENSLADYSEDDAEAYDNGETDIEDYQDGELMYGGAAGNSANQMPWQTVDSGNKDDGQTQGESDPGEQGGRPSIDENTWLAMQEDDAGDKSSDFHAFWKGEGDLKSIREAQAKMMLKYMDRTVDPCHDFYQYACGNWGKRNPIPKDKAGYDTFEMLRESLDSVLKELLEEPISPGAKANSADATVKAKHLYHSCMNYEILEQRMERPLIELLDELGGWPILQPSWDPKKFDWLLLVAQLRLYNNDILISEWVGPDIRDSDQYVIQFDQTSLGLPTRDYFLQPSNTLYLEAYKSYLIKIATLLGAPLENATFHADELIEFETKLAKITSSPDERRNVSELYQRMSIGELRIVIPQIDWHRYLSIVLARPANTSEPVVVFALQYIQDLVNLLSKTPSRTISNYLLWRFVRHRVNNLDDRFQEAKQKFYYILFGREQAPLRWKNCVAQVNSNMGMAVGSMFVRKYFDENSKNDTLLMTQEIQQSFRELLKKTSWIDDDTKQLAGEKVDDMLLRIGYPDFILEQHLLNERYKDVVISSDKYFENTLNILQHLTRVEQDRLGSPVNKTLWNTAPAVVNAYYSRNKNQIMFPAGILQPPFYHRYFPRSLNYGGIGVVIGHEITHGFDDKGRLFDKDGNLHRWWKDPAIEGFHQRAQCLIDQYSHYTVTEVGMQIDGVNTQGENIADNGGIKQAFRAYQRWLNANGEVNETLPGISATGKQLFFLNFAQVWCGSMRPEATRNKLKTAVHSPGKFRVIGTLSNSEDFAKVYGCPVGTPMNPFKKCSVW, from the exons ATGAGAGGTAGCGATCGCTTGAGCCAGTTCAATGACGAAGACTACTATAGCGGTGGTCCATGTCCTTCTTGCAGATTAGCGATAAACAAGGAGACCGGAAGATTGAA AACACAAGCCACTGACGAAGAAGCTCGCGAAAGCAGCGGTAGTATCAAAG ccACATTCAATTACGATCCCGATCAATCGGAAATCGAGGACAGAGAATTACTTCAGGAAATAAAGACCAGCTATGTGCCACCTGATATCACGTTCAACATGGGACGACAAAAAAGAGATGTTTCCAACGGAGACGAGTGGCATAATTTCAGG GTGAGCGGAGATGACGCAGACATGTTGGTGGAAAAAAACACAGACATACCTGAGGAGAGGGTTGAGAATTCATTGGCTGATTATTCGGAGGACGACGCCGAGGCTTATGATAACGGGGAAACCGACATTGAGGATTACCA GGATGGCGAATTAATGTACGGAGGCGCTGCAGGAAATTCGGCAAATCAAATGCCGTGGCAGACGGTTGATTCAGGTAACAAAGACGACGGGCAAACACAGGGCGAATCTGACCCAGGCGAGCAGGGTGGAAGGCCCTCGATTGATGAGAATACCTGGTTGGCCATGCAGGAAGATGATGCCGGGGATAAATCCTCGGATTTTCATGCATTTTGGAAGGGCGAAGGTGACCTAAAGAGCATCCGCGAGGCCCAAG CGAAGATGATGTTAAAGTATATGGATAGAACGGTAGATCCTTGTCACGACTTTTACCAATATGCATGCGGTAATTGGGGAAAACGTAACCCAATACCAAAAGACAAAGCGGGTTACGATACGTTCGAAATGCTAAGAGAGTCCTTAGATTCAGTTTTGAAAGAATTATTGGAGGAACCCATCTCACCGGGGGCGAAAGCAAATTCTGCCGATGCTACGGTCAAGGCTAAGCATCTTTATCACAGCTGTATGAATTACG AGATCTTGGAGCAGCGTATGGAGCGACCTCTAATCGAGCTTTTGGACGAACTCGGAGGATGGCCGATCCTGCAGCCGAGTTGGGATCCTAAGAAGTTTGACTGGCTTCTTTTGGTCGCGCAATTGCGGTTGTACAACAATGACATACTGATATCCGAATGGGTTGGGCCGGATATAAGGGATAGCGATCAGTACGTGATTCAA TTCGATCAAACCTCTCTTGGCCTGCCGACGCGAGATTACTTTCTTCAACCCTCGAACACTCTCTACCTTGAAGCTTACAAAAGTTACTTGATCAAGATCGCTACGCTGCTTGGGGCTCCTCTTGAAAATGCGACGTTTCACGCCGATGAACTCATTGAATTCGAGACGAAATTGGCTAAG ATCACCTCATCACCGGACGAGAGACGCAACGTTTCAGAGCTTTACCAAAGAATGAGTATCGGCGAGTTGAGAATAGTGATACCGCAAATCGATTGGCACAGATATTTGTCGATAGTTTTGGCACGACCGGCAAATACTTCAGAGCCCGTTGTGGTTTTTGCTCTTCAATATATTCAGGACTTGGTAAATCTGCTGTCAAAAACACCGTCGAG AACAATATCAAACTATCTTCTTTGGCGCTTCGTACGTCACCGTGTAAACAATTTGGACGATCGTTTCCAAGAAGCCAAGCAAAAGTTTTACTATATACTCTTTGGCAGAGAGCAGGCACCATTGAGATGGAAGAATTGCGTTGCCCAGGTGAATTCCAATATGGGAATGGCCGTCGGTTCGATGTtcgtaagaaaatatttcgacgAGAACAGCAAAAATGAT ACTCTGCTGATGACCCAAGAGATCCAACAATCGTTCAGGGAACTGTTGAAAAAGACTAGCTGGATCGATGACGACACCAAGCAGCTTGCCGGCGAAAAAGTAGACGACATGTTGCTCAGGATCGGATATCCCGATTTTATATTGGAACAACATTTGCTCAATGAACGATATAAAGAT GTTGTCATAAGTTCGGACAAATATTTCGAGAATACTTTAAACATTCTCCAGCACTTGACGCGGGTGGAACAGGACAGACTCGGCAGTCCAGTGAACAAAACACTCTGGAACACGGCGCCGGCTGTGGTCAACGCTTATTACAGTCGCAACAAAAATCAGATAA TGTTCCCGGCGGGAATTTTACAGCCACCTTTTTATCACCGATATTTTCCACGGAGCCTCAATTACGGCGGTATAGGAGTCGTCATTGGTCACGAAATCACTCACGGATTTGATGATAAGGGCAGGCTTTTTGACAAGGATGGTAACTTGCACAGGTGGTGGAAGGACCCCGCCATTGAAGGCTTTCATCAAAGAGCTCAATGTTTGATCG ACCAGTATAGTCACTATACCGTGACTGAGGTGGGGATGCAGATTGATGGAGTAAACACGCAGGGTGAGAACATCGCGGATAACGGAGGAATCAAACAAGCATTCAGG GCTTATCAGAGATGGTTGAACGCGAACGGGGAGGTTAACGAAACGTTGCCGGGAATCAGCGCGACGGGGAAGCAGCTATTCTTCCTGAACTTCGCGCAAGTTTGGTGCGGATCCATGAGACCAGAAGCAACGCGCAACAAATTGAAAACGGCGGTTCATTCGCCGGGGAAATTTCGCGTTATTGGAACTCTGTCGAATTCCGAGGACTTTGCCAAAGTTTACGGGTGTCCCGTTGGGACGCCAATGAATCCTTTCAAGAAGTGCTCAGTTTGGTGA